CTGTGCCGAAGAAGATGGCCATGGCTCCGAATTCGGGCGCACGGCCGCACGGGTACCAGGCGGTGCTTCTAAAAAGCACACCCAGACCGCGCAGCTTGAAAAAAGGCAGGGCGTCGCGGGTGATGTAGGCGATGATCAGCAGCACGGCCACCAGCGAAAGCGCGGTGGCCAATAGCAGGAACCCTTTTAAAATGATGGCGGTCAGCCGCCGCAGGCGGCTGACCGCGTCGCTCATGATCAGGTTGTTTTCGTTCTTTGGCACTTAGTGTTCGAGGCGTCAATAGTTGGTGACGGGGATGAAACCGGTTTCCTCGATGATCTCCTGACCCTTTTTCGTCAGGTAGAGGGTGACGAACTGATACAGGTCCGAGCCCATTTTCGGGTAGTCGTTGGTGTACATATACAAGGGACGAGCAATGGGGTAACTGCCGTCCTTGACCGTTTCCGGGGAAGGGGCCACGCCGTTGACCGGCAGCGCCTTGACGGTGTTGTCGATGAAGCCGATGCCCACGTAGCCGATGGCTGCCGGCGTGCTCTGCACCCGCTGGCGGATGGCGCCGCTGGAACCGACGTACTCGCAGTTCTTGACGATCTTCTCGCCTTTCAGCACGCGGGTTTCGAAGGTCTCGTAGGTGCCGCTGTTGGTGTCGCGCGAGATGATGACGATGGCAACATTGGGCCCGCCGAGCTGGTTCCAGTTCTTGATCTTGCCGGTGTAGATATCCTTGATCTGCTCCATGGTCAGGGCCTTGGCGGGATTGCCGGGGTGGACGATGATGGCGATGCCGTCCAGGGCTACGACATGGGAGATAGGCAGGATTTCGCTGTGCACGGCGGCTTCGTACTCGTTCTGCTTCATGATGCGCGACATGGTCGCCACCTGGCAGGAACCGTTGATCAGGCTCTTGG
The sequence above is drawn from the Candidatus Aminicenantes bacterium genome and encodes:
- a CDS encoding phosphate ABC transporter substrate-binding protein, encoding MKIFKTLLIIALAAGFLGAADAGKIVVDGSTTVGPIAKAFAEFYMKQHPGVNITVSESGSGNGAKSLINGSCQVATMSRIMKQNEYEAAVHSEILPISHVVALDGIAIIVHPGNPAKALTMEQIKDIYTGKIKNWNQLGGPNVAIVIISRDTNSGTYETFETRVLKGEKIVKNCEYVGSSGAIRQRVQSTPAAIGYVGIGFIDNTVKALPVNGVAPSPETVKDGSYPIARPLYMYTNDYPKMGSDLYQFVTLYLTKKGQEIIEETGFIPVTNY